In Paeniglutamicibacter kerguelensis, one genomic interval encodes:
- a CDS encoding methionine ABC transporter ATP-binding protein, with protein sequence MISLKNLTKVYGHGANAVTVLDGLDVEVASGEILAVVGPSGAGKSTLAQCINLLERPTSGQVIVNGEDLAGLPEHKLRVARRRIGTVFQSASLLSRRTAAQNIALPLEYLGVTPAEAKSRVAELLDRVGLSHRADHYPFELSGGQLQRVGIARALALRPSVLLSDEATSGLDPETTRSVVALLRQLRDDLDLAVVFITHEMDTVLHVADSAARLDHGRIAEQGSLVDLLTDHDSALGRALQPHLSPAEPGAGSRAWYVTYDSRTVPADWLQLVSAEIGEPVALLAATIQSIDGTSTGNATVGLRAEARRVQRAFARHGLRATLRPESGPGIPAPSGADAKEEGQLQWA encoded by the coding sequence ATGATCAGCCTCAAAAACCTCACAAAGGTCTATGGACACGGCGCCAACGCCGTCACCGTCCTCGACGGCCTTGACGTGGAGGTTGCAAGCGGCGAAATCCTTGCGGTTGTCGGCCCCTCGGGCGCCGGCAAAAGCACGCTCGCCCAATGCATCAACCTCTTGGAACGGCCAACCTCGGGGCAGGTCATCGTCAACGGCGAAGACCTCGCCGGACTGCCGGAGCACAAGCTCCGGGTGGCCCGCCGCCGCATCGGCACCGTCTTCCAGTCCGCCAGCTTGCTCTCCCGGCGCACTGCCGCCCAAAACATCGCCCTGCCGCTCGAATACCTGGGCGTCACGCCCGCCGAAGCCAAATCGAGGGTGGCAGAGCTGCTCGATCGAGTCGGGCTTTCGCACCGCGCGGACCACTACCCGTTCGAGCTTTCCGGCGGCCAGCTGCAGCGTGTGGGCATCGCCCGGGCGCTGGCGCTGCGCCCCTCGGTGTTGCTTTCCGACGAGGCGACCTCCGGCCTTGACCCGGAAACCACGCGGTCGGTGGTGGCGCTGTTGCGCCAATTGCGCGACGACCTTGACCTGGCGGTCGTCTTCATCACCCATGAAATGGACACCGTCCTGCACGTCGCCGACTCGGCGGCGCGGCTGGACCACGGCCGGATCGCGGAGCAGGGTTCCCTGGTGGACCTGCTCACCGACCACGATTCCGCTTTGGGCCGGGCCCTGCAGCCGCACCTGTCCCCCGCCGAACCTGGCGCGGGTTCCCGGGCCTGGTACGTGACCTACGATTCGCGCACCGTCCCGGCCGACTGGCTGCAGCTGGTCTCGGCCGAGATCGGCGAGCCAGTCGCGCTGCTGGCAGCCACCATCCAGAGCATCGACGGAACCAGCACCGGCAACGCCACGGTGGGGCTGCGCGCCGAGGCCCGCCGGGTCCAGCGCGCCTTTGCCCGCCACGGCCTGCGCGCCACGCTGCGTCCCGAGTCCGGCCCGGGGATTCCCGCACCGTCCGGGGCCGACGCCAAGGAAGAGGGGCAGCTCCAATGGGCCTGA
- the paaD gene encoding 1,2-phenylacetyl-CoA epoxidase subunit PaaD — protein MTNVSVSTERLLDIASRVTDPEIPVLTIEDLGILRSVQQDTEGTVHVTITPTYSGCPAMDAITEDLGIAFREEGFEKVRVNLVLSPAWTTDWMTESGKAKLEEYGIAPPTGKGHRGPVTLGLAVKCPRCHSLNTKELSRFGSTSCKAFYSCKDCLEPFDYFKVLS, from the coding sequence CTGACTAACGTGTCTGTTTCCACCGAGCGCTTGCTCGACATCGCCTCACGGGTCACGGATCCCGAGATCCCCGTTCTCACCATCGAGGACCTCGGGATTCTGCGCTCGGTGCAACAGGACACCGAGGGCACGGTTCACGTGACCATCACCCCCACCTATTCGGGGTGCCCGGCCATGGACGCGATCACCGAGGACCTCGGCATTGCCTTCCGGGAGGAAGGCTTTGAGAAGGTCAGGGTGAACCTGGTGCTCTCACCGGCCTGGACCACCGACTGGATGACCGAGTCGGGCAAGGCCAAACTCGAGGAATACGGCATCGCCCCGCCCACCGGCAAGGGCCACCGCGGGCCGGTGACCCTCGGCCTGGCCGTGAAATGCCCGCGCTGCCATTCGCTCAATACCAAAGAACTTTCCCGCTTCGGTTCCACCTCTTGCAAGGCCTTCTATTCCTGCAAGGATTGCCTGGAACCATTTGATTACTTCAAGGTGCTCTCATGA
- a CDS encoding MFS transporter, translated as MDRQSAEAETQDESARTPSLLRRRPGFPMLMVSIAFGAVASGILNVANDLVAIYALDADATQIGLLNASESIAFLFLAIPAGILLDRVNRIKTMIWAQAIAGMAIFSVPVCWALQVLSYPQLLVVSFLVGVTGMFWGMGAGSALPGIVGGDLISVAFARKETVDASAGIISPGLAGVLVALVSAPFTLLVAGAANFMAAGALLWGFRNKSNVAIQSTEPKERVSFKASFSEALHFTLKHPMIRALTASSSITNMGLAFGAALETLYFIKVLGFTPQVVGLVISTIAVGGLVGSLVVPGMVGRLGERKVLALSVLCLPLAVTLIPLAASVSQAAVFLIITSSVLYNALMVSYNATVYGLLARYTPEELMGRQQGFRLVFTMGPVPVLGIVGGFLGDRLGLQAAMWIWVGITACAALPLVAVLNKSSRESEPAND; from the coding sequence ATGGATCGGCAGTCGGCGGAAGCGGAAACACAAGACGAATCCGCAAGGACGCCAAGTCTCCTGAGGCGGCGTCCCGGCTTCCCCATGTTGATGGTCTCCATTGCCTTTGGCGCCGTTGCCTCGGGCATCCTGAATGTCGCCAACGATTTGGTTGCCATTTATGCGCTCGACGCCGATGCAACTCAAATCGGTCTGCTGAACGCCTCGGAATCCATCGCGTTTCTATTCCTGGCCATTCCGGCCGGGATCCTGCTTGATCGCGTCAACAGGATCAAGACCATGATCTGGGCGCAAGCGATAGCGGGGATGGCAATCTTCTCAGTTCCCGTCTGTTGGGCACTGCAAGTGCTGAGTTACCCGCAATTGCTGGTTGTTTCATTCCTGGTGGGTGTCACCGGCATGTTCTGGGGCATGGGTGCAGGTTCTGCATTGCCCGGCATTGTTGGGGGCGACCTCATTTCAGTGGCTTTTGCGCGCAAGGAAACGGTGGATGCCTCTGCGGGGATCATTTCCCCAGGCTTGGCAGGCGTCTTGGTTGCGCTCGTTTCCGCACCATTCACCCTGTTAGTGGCCGGAGCAGCAAATTTCATGGCGGCAGGGGCCTTGCTCTGGGGCTTCCGGAACAAATCCAACGTCGCCATCCAGTCCACGGAGCCCAAGGAACGCGTTTCCTTCAAGGCCTCTTTCAGTGAGGCGTTGCATTTCACTCTCAAGCACCCGATGATCCGTGCGCTCACGGCCTCGTCATCCATCACCAACATGGGTCTGGCGTTCGGTGCGGCGTTGGAGACCCTGTACTTCATCAAGGTATTGGGGTTCACGCCGCAGGTTGTCGGACTGGTCATTTCAACCATCGCCGTTGGTGGCCTTGTCGGTTCGCTAGTGGTTCCAGGAATGGTGGGCCGCCTGGGCGAGCGAAAGGTCCTGGCACTTTCCGTCCTGTGTCTGCCATTGGCGGTCACTCTCATCCCCTTGGCCGCCAGCGTCTCGCAGGCAGCCGTGTTCCTGATCATCACGAGTTCGGTGCTCTACAACGCGCTGATGGTTTCCTACAATGCAACTGTGTATGGCTTGCTCGCACGCTACACTCCCGAGGAATTGATGGGCCGTCAGCAAGGGTTCCGTCTGGTCTTCACGATGGGTCCGGTTCCGGTTTTGGGAATCGTTGGCGGTTTCTTGGGCGACCGGCTCGGCCTGCAGGCTGCCATGTGGATCTGGGTGGGAATCACCGCATGCGCAGCGCTTCCACTGGTCGCCGTCCTCAATAAATCCAGCCGGGAATCCGAGCCGGCAAACGATTAG
- a CDS encoding alpha-ketoacid dehydrogenase subunit beta translates to MSPTISTSSEANGNVSAETAAQAARAADTGLQSVTFAKALNTALADAMESDSSVLMFGEDVGVLGGVFRITDGLTKRFGSSRCFDTPLAESGIVGMAIGMAMNGMRPVIEMQFDAFAYPAFEQIASHVAKMHNRTKGKMPLPMVIRIPYAGGIGGVEHHCDSSEAYYAHTPGLKVFTPATVKDAYLMLREAIDSPDPVVFMEPKKLYWTKEHVDLEALRLSHETALVPSTEGRAAIARSGTDATLIAYGPSVSTALAAAEAAALEGRNLEVIDVRSIVPLDDATICESVRKTGRAVVIAEAPGFASVSSEIVARIQERCFHSLAAPVLRVTGFDTPFPAPKLEKYFLPSVDRILDTVDALQWEEKA, encoded by the coding sequence GTGAGCCCGACCATCAGCACCTCATCCGAGGCCAACGGCAACGTCAGCGCCGAAACCGCCGCCCAGGCGGCCCGCGCCGCAGACACCGGCCTGCAGTCCGTCACCTTTGCCAAGGCACTGAACACCGCGCTGGCCGATGCCATGGAATCCGACTCGTCGGTCCTGATGTTCGGCGAGGACGTCGGAGTGCTCGGCGGCGTCTTCCGCATCACCGACGGGCTGACCAAGCGCTTTGGCTCAAGCCGCTGCTTCGACACCCCGCTGGCCGAATCCGGCATCGTCGGCATGGCCATCGGCATGGCGATGAACGGCATGCGCCCGGTCATCGAGATGCAATTCGACGCCTTCGCCTACCCGGCCTTCGAGCAGATCGCCTCCCACGTGGCCAAGATGCACAACCGCACCAAGGGCAAGATGCCCCTGCCGATGGTCATCCGCATCCCGTACGCCGGCGGCATCGGCGGCGTCGAGCACCACTGCGATTCCTCCGAGGCCTACTACGCGCACACCCCCGGGCTGAAGGTCTTCACCCCGGCCACGGTCAAGGACGCGTACCTGATGCTGCGCGAGGCCATCGATTCCCCGGACCCGGTGGTCTTCATGGAGCCGAAGAAGCTCTACTGGACCAAGGAACATGTCGACCTCGAGGCCCTGCGCCTCTCGCACGAGACGGCCCTGGTTCCCTCGACCGAGGGCAGGGCGGCAATCGCCAGGTCCGGCACCGACGCCACGCTGATCGCCTACGGCCCCTCGGTTTCCACGGCGCTTGCCGCGGCCGAGGCCGCCGCCTTGGAGGGCCGCAACCTCGAGGTCATCGACGTGCGCTCCATCGTGCCGCTGGACGACGCGACGATCTGCGAGTCCGTGCGCAAGACCGGCCGCGCCGTGGTCATCGCCGAGGCCCCGGGCTTTGCCTCCGTGTCCAGCGAGATCGTGGCGCGGATCCAGGAGCGGTGCTTCCACTCGCTCGCGGCCCCAGTGCTGCGCGTGACGGGCTTCGACACCCCGTTCCCGGCCCCGAAGCTGGAAAAGTATTTCCTGCCGTCGGTTGACCGCATTCTTGACACCGTTGACGCATTGCAGTGGGAGGAAAAGGCATGA
- a CDS encoding methionine ABC transporter permease: protein MGLMVSSAVHVRALSDTPVPELPALLLPALGETLAMVGIVMAIVVAIGTPIAVALHNMAPGGLFEHRGVYGVLSWIVNIGRSLPFLVLMAAIVPFTRFVTGTNIGIAAAIVPMSLAGIPFFARLVENCLRDVPRSVTQAARASGGSPLQIIRTAQLGEAVPAILGGLTINTIAMIEYSAIAGTIGAGGIGYVAVTYGYQRFDQTVMLATVLLLILMVTVVQLVGDALVRAATPHLRRR, encoded by the coding sequence ATGGGCCTGATGGTTTCCTCCGCGGTGCATGTCCGCGCCCTGTCCGACACCCCCGTTCCGGAGCTGCCGGCGCTGCTGCTCCCGGCGCTGGGCGAGACCCTGGCGATGGTCGGGATCGTCATGGCGATCGTGGTGGCAATCGGCACCCCGATCGCCGTCGCCCTGCACAACATGGCGCCGGGTGGGCTCTTCGAGCACCGTGGCGTCTACGGGGTGCTGAGCTGGATCGTCAACATCGGCCGGTCCCTCCCGTTCCTGGTGCTGATGGCCGCGATCGTCCCGTTCACCCGGTTCGTCACGGGCACGAACATCGGCATTGCCGCGGCCATCGTCCCCATGTCGCTGGCGGGCATCCCGTTCTTCGCCCGGCTCGTGGAGAACTGCCTGCGCGATGTGCCCCGCTCGGTCACCCAGGCGGCACGGGCCTCCGGTGGCTCTCCCCTGCAGATCATCCGCACCGCGCAACTCGGCGAGGCGGTTCCCGCGATCCTCGGCGGGCTGACCATCAACACCATCGCGATGATCGAGTACTCGGCCATCGCCGGGACCATCGGCGCCGGCGGCATCGGCTACGTTGCGGTGACCTACGGCTACCAGCGATTCGACCAGACGGTCATGCTGGCCACCGTGCTGCTACTGATCCTCATGGTCACCGTCGTCCAGCTGGTTGGCGATGCCCTGGTGCGGGCGGCAACCCCGCACCTGCGCCGCCGCTAG
- a CDS encoding Lrp/AsnC family transcriptional regulator — METPPVRLDDVDRRILEELTRDGRQSVTTVAQKVHVSRAHAYSRINRLQEEGVITRYTAVIDPLRAGLRASAYVTLKLRQHSWRELRERLALMPEVHHVGLVGGNFDVILLVRARDNVDLRRVIFEQIQAMPGVLDTQTFLIFEDVDTR, encoded by the coding sequence ATGGAGACTCCCCCGGTTCGACTCGACGACGTGGACCGCCGCATCCTCGAAGAGCTAACCCGCGACGGTCGGCAGTCCGTCACCACCGTCGCGCAGAAGGTCCACGTCTCGCGCGCCCACGCCTATTCTCGTATCAATCGCCTCCAGGAAGAAGGGGTCATCACCCGCTACACCGCGGTGATCGATCCGCTGCGTGCGGGCCTGCGCGCCAGCGCCTATGTGACCCTGAAATTGCGCCAGCATTCCTGGCGTGAACTGCGCGAACGCCTGGCCCTTATGCCGGAGGTGCACCACGTGGGACTGGTCGGCGGCAACTTCGATGTCATCCTACTGGTCCGGGCCAGGGACAACGTCGACCTGCGCCGCGTCATCTTTGAACAGATCCAGGCCATGCCAGGAGTCTTGGACACCCAAACGTTCTTGATCTTCGAAGATGTCGATACTCGCTAA
- the paaC gene encoding 1,2-phenylacetyl-CoA epoxidase subunit PaaC, producing the protein MSAHDIDHSLDSFGDASASATRVTPGNALRPEDIAIQQTAPSEEVAQYALRLGDDALILAQRLSDWISRGPELEEDIALGNIALDQLGHARSFLSYAALAWDKTEDDLAYFREEEEFTALHIVQQPNGHFGTTIARQLIVSIFQHLLYTRLLDSSDETIAAICAKAVKEVDYHRDHAIQWTLRLGLGTEESAEKMRHALEILWPYVDEMFKDEPLYDVLGDAGVRPSTLRAAWDEEITAVLADAGLEIPKTGSAMSFGRQGQPSEYMGFILAEMQVLARKHPGATW; encoded by the coding sequence GTGAGCGCACACGACATCGACCACTCCCTGGACAGCTTCGGCGACGCGAGCGCCTCGGCGACCCGGGTCACCCCGGGCAACGCACTGCGCCCGGAGGACATTGCCATCCAGCAGACCGCCCCGAGCGAAGAGGTCGCGCAGTACGCCCTTCGCCTGGGCGACGACGCCCTGATCCTTGCGCAGCGGCTCTCCGACTGGATCTCCCGCGGCCCCGAGCTCGAGGAAGACATCGCCCTGGGCAACATCGCCCTGGACCAGTTGGGCCACGCCCGTTCCTTCCTTTCCTACGCCGCACTGGCCTGGGACAAGACCGAGGACGACCTTGCCTACTTCCGCGAGGAAGAGGAATTCACCGCGCTGCACATCGTGCAGCAGCCAAACGGCCACTTCGGCACGACCATCGCGCGCCAGCTGATCGTTTCGATCTTCCAGCACCTGCTCTACACTCGACTGCTGGATTCCTCGGACGAAACCATCGCGGCAATCTGCGCGAAGGCCGTCAAGGAAGTGGACTACCACCGCGACCACGCCATCCAGTGGACGCTGCGCCTGGGCCTCGGCACCGAGGAATCGGCCGAGAAGATGCGCCACGCGCTGGAGATCCTCTGGCCGTACGTTGACGAGATGTTCAAGGACGAACCGCTCTACGACGTGCTCGGCGACGCGGGCGTCCGCCCGTCCACGCTGCGTGCGGCCTGGGACGAAGAAATCACCGCCGTGCTTGCCGATGCGGGCTTGGAAATTCCCAAGACCGGTTCGGCCATGAGCTTCGGCCGCCAGGGACAGCCCAGCGAATACATGGGCTTCATCCTGGCCGAAATGCAGGTGCTGGCGCGCAAGCACCCCGGCGCCACCTGGTAA
- a CDS encoding enoyl-CoA hydratase/isomerase family protein, with amino-acid sequence MIELSISGGVAEIVLNAPQKMNALDEAALAELEAAYDKAVEGVETGEVRALLLRGEGRGFCAGRDISGVTPADDDVIGYLGGKVQPLLAKMSSFPAPTFASVQGACLGVGLGLAIATDVVYVADNAKIGSPFANLGATLDSGGHWLFTERLGSHRTLDMIYTAELISGAEAVRSGLFSRSMPADELLENTRAIVAKVASGATEAFRASKELVAEIRDARLGLWESMANENQAQADLCATEDYAEGFLAFQEKRKPVFKG; translated from the coding sequence ATGATTGAACTAAGCATTTCCGGCGGCGTGGCAGAAATTGTGCTCAACGCCCCGCAGAAGATGAACGCGCTCGACGAGGCGGCATTGGCCGAATTGGAGGCCGCCTACGACAAGGCCGTCGAGGGCGTCGAAACCGGAGAGGTCCGTGCCCTGCTGTTGCGCGGGGAGGGCCGCGGATTCTGCGCCGGCCGCGACATCTCCGGGGTCACCCCGGCCGACGATGACGTGATCGGCTACCTGGGCGGCAAGGTCCAGCCGCTGTTGGCCAAGATGTCCTCGTTCCCGGCGCCGACGTTCGCATCCGTTCAGGGCGCGTGCCTGGGCGTCGGGCTCGGCCTGGCCATCGCCACCGATGTTGTCTACGTTGCGGACAACGCGAAGATCGGCTCGCCCTTCGCCAATCTCGGTGCCACCCTCGATTCGGGCGGACATTGGCTGTTCACCGAACGCCTGGGTTCCCACCGAACCCTGGACATGATTTACACCGCCGAACTGATCAGCGGTGCGGAGGCAGTGCGCTCGGGCCTCTTCTCGCGTTCGATGCCCGCGGACGAATTGCTGGAGAACACCCGAGCCATCGTTGCCAAGGTTGCCAGCGGTGCCACCGAGGCATTCAGGGCGTCCAAGGAATTGGTTGCCGAGATCCGCGACGCACGCCTGGGGCTGTGGGAATCAATGGCCAATGAAAACCAGGCGCAGGCCGACCTCTGCGCAACCGAGGACTATGCCGAAGGATTCCTTGCCTTCCAGGAAAAGCGCAAGCCCGTGTTCAAGGGCTAG
- a CDS encoding thiamine pyrophosphate-dependent enzyme produces the protein MTINESREAIEQVSSKFGITPEDYMLPARTEIHMLDVNGKLHPSGEQGAEPGHDYPLPSPAALLAAYEQLVIGRRVNDQNSALVRQGRMAVYPSSHGQEACQVAAALCLGEDDWMFPTYRDSVAVMAKGVAPMEVMTSFRGDWHSGYDPKQYKVSVQATPLTTQLLHAVGVAHAAKLRGEDTVVLAMCGDGATSEGDFHEALNFAAVFNLPVIFFVQNNQYAISVPLSQQSVAPSLAHKAVGYGMAGERVDGNDLVALLSVLGRAVRLAREGNGPLLVEAHTYRMQAHTNADDATRYREDAEVQAWIAKDPLTRMRSYLVDAGLLTEQAEERITASAEAVAKTLRDGMNSENTPDPAELFAHVFSTPTTQLTEQAHLLADELAREEDTK, from the coding sequence GTGACCATCAACGAATCGCGCGAAGCAATCGAGCAGGTGAGCAGCAAATTCGGCATCACCCCGGAGGACTACATGCTTCCGGCGCGAACCGAGATCCACATGCTCGATGTAAACGGCAAGCTCCACCCGTCGGGTGAACAGGGTGCCGAGCCGGGCCACGATTACCCGCTGCCGAGCCCCGCCGCACTGCTGGCCGCCTATGAGCAACTGGTGATCGGCCGACGTGTCAACGACCAGAACTCCGCACTCGTTCGCCAGGGCCGCATGGCCGTTTACCCCTCCAGCCACGGACAGGAAGCTTGCCAGGTTGCGGCTGCCCTGTGTCTGGGCGAAGACGACTGGATGTTCCCCACCTATCGCGACTCGGTGGCAGTCATGGCCAAGGGCGTGGCACCGATGGAGGTCATGACAAGCTTCCGCGGTGACTGGCACAGCGGCTACGACCCCAAGCAGTACAAGGTTTCGGTCCAGGCCACCCCGCTGACCACCCAGCTGCTGCACGCTGTCGGCGTGGCACACGCGGCCAAGCTGCGCGGCGAGGACACCGTAGTCCTGGCAATGTGCGGCGACGGCGCGACCAGCGAGGGCGACTTCCACGAGGCACTTAACTTCGCGGCTGTGTTCAACCTGCCGGTGATCTTCTTCGTGCAGAACAACCAGTACGCCATCTCCGTCCCGCTCTCGCAGCAGTCGGTCGCCCCGTCCCTGGCGCACAAGGCCGTCGGCTACGGCATGGCGGGCGAGCGCGTCGACGGCAACGACCTGGTTGCCCTGCTCTCCGTGCTTGGCCGTGCCGTGCGCCTGGCCCGCGAAGGAAACGGTCCGCTGCTGGTCGAGGCCCACACCTACCGCATGCAGGCACACACCAACGCCGATGACGCAACGCGCTACCGCGAAGACGCCGAGGTCCAGGCCTGGATCGCCAAGGACCCGCTGACCCGCATGCGCAGCTACCTGGTCGATGCCGGGCTGCTCACCGAGCAGGCCGAGGAACGCATCACGGCCAGCGCCGAAGCAGTGGCCAAGACCCTGCGCGACGGCATGAATTCGGAAAACACCCCGGATCCGGCCGAGCTGTTCGCCCACGTATTCTCGACCCCCACCACGCAACTGACCGAGCAGGCCCACCTGCTCGCCGACGAACTCGCCCGCGAGGAGGACACCAAGTGA
- the paaE gene encoding 1,2-phenylacetyl-CoA epoxidase subunit PaaE gives MTDTAATPETTRRRATFHSLRVAEVRRLTADAIEVTFEVPEDLADQFDYVSGQYVALRKELPDADGNPFELRRSYSICAAPVRGEIRVAIKRDLGGIFSTWANESLAEGDVIDVMSPAGAFISKHKMTGMNDPESIDTENENNFVAVAAGSGITPVMAIARTVLAANKNTRFDLIYANKAAMDVMFLEELADLKDKYPARFALHHVLSREQRISPLLSGRIDSEKLHTMLSTVIRTSSIDEWFLCGPFELVQMVRDNLTAQGVAAEKVRFELFTTGEPNRPEGHIGRPVVADEGGKNFEISFKLDGLQGEVKSPVSARETILNAALRVRPDVPFACAGGVCGTCRAKVVTGTVEMDENYALEPDEVEKGYVLTCQSRPTSDSVLVDYDA, from the coding sequence ATGACAGATACCGCTGCCACGCCCGAAACGACCCGACGCCGGGCCACCTTCCATTCCCTGCGCGTCGCCGAGGTGCGCCGGCTGACCGCCGACGCCATTGAGGTCACCTTCGAGGTCCCCGAGGACCTGGCCGACCAGTTCGACTACGTTTCCGGCCAGTACGTTGCGCTGCGCAAGGAACTTCCGGACGCCGATGGCAACCCCTTCGAGCTGCGCCGCAGCTACTCGATCTGCGCGGCCCCGGTACGCGGTGAGATCCGCGTTGCGATCAAGCGTGACCTCGGTGGAATCTTCTCCACCTGGGCCAACGAATCGCTGGCTGAGGGCGATGTCATCGACGTGATGAGCCCTGCCGGTGCCTTCATTTCAAAGCACAAGATGACCGGGATGAACGACCCGGAATCCATCGACACGGAAAATGAGAACAACTTCGTGGCAGTCGCCGCAGGTTCGGGCATCACCCCGGTCATGGCCATCGCCCGCACAGTGCTTGCCGCAAACAAGAACACGCGCTTCGACCTGATCTACGCGAACAAGGCAGCCATGGACGTTATGTTCCTTGAGGAACTGGCGGACCTCAAGGACAAGTACCCGGCACGCTTTGCACTGCACCACGTGCTCAGCCGTGAACAGCGCATCTCCCCGCTACTCTCAGGACGCATCGACTCCGAGAAGCTGCACACCATGCTCAGTACGGTGATCCGCACGTCCTCCATCGACGAGTGGTTCCTCTGCGGCCCGTTCGAACTGGTCCAGATGGTGCGCGACAACCTGACGGCCCAGGGCGTTGCGGCCGAGAAGGTCCGCTTCGAACTGTTCACCACCGGCGAGCCGAACCGCCCCGAGGGGCACATTGGTCGTCCGGTGGTTGCCGACGAGGGCGGGAAGAACTTCGAGATTTCCTTCAAGCTCGACGGCCTGCAGGGCGAGGTCAAGAGCCCGGTCAGCGCCCGCGAAACCATCCTGAACGCCGCGCTGCGCGTCCGCCCTGACGTTCCGTTTGCTTGCGCCGGCGGCGTGTGCGGCACCTGCCGCGCCAAGGTTGTCACCGGTACCGTCGAAATGGACGAAAACTACGCGCTGGAACCGGACGAAGTGGAGAAGGGCTACGTCCTGACCTGCCAGTCGCGCCCGACCAGCGACAGCGTCCTGGTCGACTACGACGCCTAG
- the paaA gene encoding 1,2-phenylacetyl-CoA epoxidase subunit PaaA, whose translation MAAQNESGGKLSAVLSPEEQAGKDRFDAIIAEDSRIEPRDWMPEAYRKTLTRQVSQHAHSEIIGMQPEANWITRAPSLKRKAILMAKVQDEAGHGLYLYSAAETLGTPRDELNEQLLSGRAKYSSIFNYPARSWADMGAIGWLVDGAAIANQVPLCRASYGPYGRAMVRVCKEESFHQRQGFEILLELANGTETQKKMAQDAINRFYAPALMMFGPTDDESPNSKQSMEWRIKRHSNDELRQRFVGMIAEQVKVLGLTLPDPELHFDEESGKWIHKELDWEEFKAVIAGNGPVNSQRLERRRQAHAEGAWVREAAAAYAAKMARKTEVA comes from the coding sequence ATGGCTGCGCAGAATGAAAGCGGCGGAAAACTATCCGCGGTACTTTCTCCTGAGGAGCAAGCAGGCAAGGATCGCTTCGACGCGATCATCGCCGAAGATTCCCGCATCGAACCACGCGACTGGATGCCTGAGGCGTACCGCAAGACGCTCACGCGTCAGGTTTCCCAGCACGCGCACTCCGAGATCATCGGAATGCAGCCCGAGGCAAACTGGATCACCCGCGCTCCGTCGCTGAAGCGCAAGGCCATCCTGATGGCCAAGGTGCAGGACGAGGCGGGCCACGGCCTGTACCTCTACTCCGCGGCCGAAACCCTCGGCACCCCGCGCGACGAGCTCAACGAGCAGTTGCTCAGCGGCCGCGCAAAGTACTCCTCGATCTTCAACTACCCGGCGCGTTCCTGGGCAGACATGGGCGCCATTGGTTGGCTTGTGGACGGTGCAGCAATCGCCAACCAGGTCCCGCTGTGCCGCGCCTCCTACGGCCCGTACGGCCGGGCCATGGTCCGCGTGTGCAAGGAAGAATCCTTCCACCAGCGCCAGGGCTTCGAAATCCTGCTCGAGCTCGCCAACGGCACCGAGACCCAGAAGAAGATGGCGCAGGACGCCATCAACCGCTTCTACGCCCCGGCCCTGATGATGTTCGGCCCGACCGATGACGAGTCCCCGAACTCCAAGCAGTCGATGGAATGGCGCATCAAGCGCCATTCCAATGACGAACTGCGCCAGCGCTTCGTCGGCATGATCGCCGAGCAGGTCAAGGTCCTTGGACTGACCCTGCCCGATCCGGAATTGCACTTCGACGAGGAATCCGGCAAGTGGATCCACAAGGAACTTGACTGGGAAGAATTCAAGGCGGTGATCGCCGGCAACGGTCCGGTGAACTCCCAGCGGTTGGAACGCCGCCGCCAGGCCCACGCTGAAGGCGCATGGGTTCGTGAAGCAGCAGCGGCCTACGCCGCAAAGATGGCTCGAAAGACTGAGGTTGCCTAA
- the paaB gene encoding 1,2-phenylacetyl-CoA epoxidase subunit PaaB, whose product MSENNSAWPLWEVFVRSSRGLSHVHAGSLHAPDAEMALRNARDLYTRRNEGVSLWIVNSNDIIASDPDAKGQFFESPQGKDYRHATYYTKSEGVKHL is encoded by the coding sequence ATGAGTGAAAACAACAGCGCCTGGCCGCTTTGGGAAGTATTCGTCCGTTCCTCACGCGGACTCTCGCACGTGCACGCCGGATCCTTGCATGCCCCGGATGCGGAAATGGCACTTCGCAACGCACGCGACTTGTACACCCGCCGCAACGAGGGCGTGTCCCTGTGGATCGTGAACTCCAACGACATCATTGCCTCCGACCCGGACGCCAAGGGCCAGTTCTTTGAGTCCCCGCAGGGCAAGGACTACCGCCACGCAACCTACTACACCAAGAGCGAAGGCGTGAAGCACCTGTGA